From the genome of Mycetocola spongiae, one region includes:
- a CDS encoding MFS transporter — MGEAQRSTRSRKSTALGVTAGLIGFLVLVEICSGIIQGFYVPLIPDIVRHLGIHDADFNWFEAAQLLLTAMIVPVMAKLGDMYGHKRMLLIATVFTALGSWALVLADNFWAFLAAWAIQGFYAVWLPLEIALIFDRGRRNRNAAGDTRRAAGLLVVALETGAILGALGGGRIFEALGGNIPVTMAVPAVAVTLVFFAILFGVKESVPGPEERSLDLAGFAMLSVNIVLITGGLSMLRLNGAETWWVWIPILVGILGFIPFGRYELRQKDPAVDLRLMREPRMWPIQLTAGLAGISVLGAQVPLSTYAGTPRENGYGLGMSAGSLSILIGAYLIAMIIGALLFPMVSRRLTPRLALIGASGLVAVGYLLLIPFHLEIWEVLMCMVIAGIGSGALVGALPAAAAAAAPPGRTGIASAMTSTTKTIGGSFSSAIFGIVLIGGAATTVTAGASSLAGYMTVWAVCGLAAAVAVVLLFFVPKFSFSDAPEEPAVDSAAQAPRDGLELEVELGTAAAEPRDPAPRTGP; from the coding sequence ATGGGCGAAGCACAGCGAAGTACTCGTAGCCGTAAATCCACCGCACTCGGAGTGACCGCGGGGTTGATCGGCTTCCTGGTGCTGGTCGAAATCTGCAGCGGAATCATCCAGGGATTTTATGTCCCCCTGATACCCGATATCGTGCGTCATCTGGGTATTCATGATGCCGACTTTAACTGGTTTGAGGCCGCGCAGCTGCTCCTGACCGCGATGATCGTCCCGGTCATGGCCAAGCTCGGCGATATGTACGGGCATAAACGCATGCTGCTGATCGCCACGGTCTTTACGGCCCTCGGCAGCTGGGCCCTGGTGCTCGCAGATAATTTTTGGGCTTTTTTGGCGGCCTGGGCCATTCAGGGGTTTTATGCCGTCTGGCTGCCGCTGGAGATCGCGCTGATCTTTGATCGCGGGCGCCGCAACCGCAATGCCGCGGGTGATACCCGTCGCGCGGCCGGCCTGCTGGTCGTCGCGCTGGAAACCGGCGCGATCCTCGGCGCCCTCGGCGGCGGCCGAATCTTCGAGGCCCTCGGCGGCAATATCCCCGTCACGATGGCCGTGCCCGCCGTGGCCGTGACCCTGGTATTTTTTGCGATCCTCTTTGGCGTGAAGGAGTCCGTGCCCGGGCCCGAGGAGCGCAGCCTGGATCTGGCCGGTTTTGCGATGCTGAGCGTGAATATCGTGCTGATCACGGGTGGTCTGTCGATGCTGCGGCTTAACGGCGCGGAGACCTGGTGGGTATGGATTCCGATCCTCGTGGGCATCCTCGGGTTTATCCCGTTTGGCCGCTATGAGCTGCGGCAAAAGGATCCCGCCGTGGATCTGCGCCTGATGCGCGAGCCGCGCATGTGGCCCATTCAGCTCACCGCGGGCCTCGCCGGAATCAGCGTGCTCGGCGCGCAGGTTCCGCTGAGCACCTATGCCGGTACCCCGCGCGAGAACGGCTACGGCCTGGGAATGAGCGCGGGCTCGCTGTCGATTCTGATCGGCGCGTATCTGATCGCGATGATCATCGGCGCCCTGCTCTTCCCCATGGTCTCGCGCCGGTTGACCCCGCGGCTTGCGCTGATCGGGGCCTCCGGCCTGGTGGCCGTGGGCTATCTCCTGCTGATCCCGTTCCACCTGGAAATCTGGGAGGTGCTGATGTGTATGGTGATTGCCGGAATCGGCTCGGGCGCGCTGGTGGGTGCCCTGCCGGCCGCCGCCGCGGCCGCGGCTCCCCCCGGGCGCACAGGTATCGCCTCGGCGATGACCAGCACCACCAAAACCATCGGAGGCTCCTTCTCCTCCGCGATCTTTGGCATCGTGCTGATCGGAGGGGCGGCCACCACCGTGACCGCCGGGGCATCCTCGCTCGCGGGATATATGACGGTGTGGGCAGTCTGTGGCCTCGCCGCGGCGGTCGCCGTGGTGCTGCTGTTTTTTGTTCCGAAGTTTTCGTTCTCGGATGCCCCCGAGGAGCCCGCGGTGGACTCCGCCGCGCAGGCCCCGCGCGATGGCCTGGAGCTTGAGGTTGAGCTGGGCACCGCGGCCGCCGAGCCCCGGGACCCCGCTCCACGCACCGGCCCCTGA
- a CDS encoding LuxR C-terminal-related transcriptional regulator has translation MLLSALTEWIRAAADDIHMVTAVTTWPELLGHPEFPVDVVLLDLDLKDNIPISLKIATLNTTGVRTVLMSTYSEPAVVREALAAGAMGYLAKSEDATMIVEAIRAAYAGESFISAELDTALSEDTGSGVPKLSAQERRVMALYAAGEPVKSVAFELSISEETAKSYLKRIREKYRGAGHDVGTKVALRKRAIIDGIIVD, from the coding sequence ATGTTGCTATCCGCTCTCACCGAGTGGATCCGGGCCGCGGCCGATGATATTCACATGGTCACCGCCGTCACCACGTGGCCCGAGCTGCTTGGTCACCCCGAGTTCCCCGTGGACGTGGTTCTCCTCGACCTGGACCTCAAGGATAATATTCCGATCTCGCTGAAGATCGCCACGCTGAATACCACGGGCGTGCGCACGGTCCTGATGAGCACCTATTCCGAGCCCGCCGTGGTGCGCGAGGCCCTCGCCGCGGGTGCGATGGGTTATCTGGCCAAGAGCGAGGATGCCACGATGATCGTGGAGGCCATCCGCGCGGCCTATGCGGGCGAAAGCTTTATCTCCGCCGAGCTGGACACCGCACTGAGCGAGGACACCGGCTCCGGGGTCCCCAAGCTCAGCGCGCAGGAGCGCCGGGTCATGGCACTCTATGCCGCGGGCGAGCCCGTAAAATCGGTGGCCTTTGAGCTCAGCATCTCCGAGGAGACCGCCAAGAGCTACCTTAAGCGCATCCGCGAGAAGTACCGCGGCGCGGGCCACGATGTGGGCACCAAGGTTGCGCTGCGCAAGCGCGCCATCATCGACGGCATCATCGTCGACTAA
- a CDS encoding SDR family oxidoreductase — MSEQRKNAPGRVIVTGASSGIGAATVRLFCERGWDVLGVARRADRLSQLARETGADVFAADLTREDDVSALAEYVRSNGGAQVLVNNAGGAFGLDSVENGSIEDWRRMFEINVLGTKRVISALLPILRRSTPAGSSASIVGVTSIAGHVAYEGGGGYNAAKFAERAMLEVLRLELSGEPIRVIEVAPGMVHTEEFSLVRFGGDRERADAVYSEVPEPLTAGDIAEAIVHAVELPAHVNIDSLIVKPVAQAAPSKLARGPLAMKK, encoded by the coding sequence ATGAGTGAACAGCGCAAAAATGCCCCCGGTCGTGTGATCGTCACGGGTGCCAGTTCGGGTATTGGTGCCGCCACCGTGCGGCTGTTTTGTGAGCGCGGCTGGGACGTGCTGGGTGTGGCCCGGCGCGCCGATCGGCTGAGCCAGCTCGCGCGCGAGACCGGTGCCGATGTTTTTGCCGCCGATCTCACCCGCGAGGACGACGTATCCGCGCTCGCCGAATACGTGCGCTCCAACGGTGGGGCGCAGGTGCTGGTGAATAACGCGGGTGGCGCGTTTGGGCTCGATAGCGTGGAGAACGGTTCGATCGAGGACTGGCGGCGGATGTTTGAGATCAACGTGCTCGGCACCAAGCGGGTGATCTCCGCGCTGCTGCCGATCCTGCGCCGCAGCACCCCCGCGGGCTCCTCCGCGTCGATCGTGGGGGTCACCTCGATCGCCGGACACGTGGCCTATGAGGGCGGCGGCGGATATAACGCGGCCAAATTTGCCGAGCGGGCCATGCTGGAGGTGCTGCGCCTGGAGCTCTCCGGCGAGCCGATCCGCGTGATCGAGGTGGCACCCGGAATGGTGCATACCGAGGAGTTCTCGCTCGTGCGCTTTGGCGGCGACCGGGAGCGCGCGGACGCCGTGTACTCCGAGGTTCCCGAGCCGCTCACCGCGGGGGATATCGCCGAGGCGATTGTGCACGCCGTGGAGCTGCCCGCGCACGTAAATATCGACTCGCTGATCGTGAAGCCCGTGGCCCAGGCCGCCCCGAGCAAGCTCGCTCGCGGCCCGCTGGCCATGAAAAAATGA
- a CDS encoding sensor histidine kinase, translating to MVTAKVPEDVFPSTRVGRPPRRSPGEGISEAEQERFTWQRARLITRSTFGFALASVVTTLVCILPGSVMSPGARALALVLLGCFLASHIALYLTQTAFWAISTYCVGSALMLTLWNDPGMGLNLATVTAMIAVGGWGIGSMATMLVSTRGHVAILIALFMVTVFHLWIPLWPLGREIIAPTILLVGAWAIPTAFGLWLLRTFPRSMRRISSIGRAYSTERRASESEAQRHRDARLLHDTVLATLSLLAHSGRGVSEEAMRAQAASDRDLLTRLRLGEDVNPSASGAYSLTTADAASPGDALGPVRERFERVGLNVTWHGTGEIDASSAAGEAFILAIGECLENVRRHSGVDHADVTLSATADLLRAVVTDSGVGFDPDSIDSGRLGFAESVVGRLRSVGGSTRVFSAPGAGTTIMLEVPAPGAGVGA from the coding sequence ATGGTCACCGCGAAAGTCCCGGAGGATGTTTTCCCCTCCACCCGGGTGGGTCGCCCTCCCCGCAGATCGCCGGGCGAGGGTATCAGCGAGGCCGAGCAGGAGCGCTTCACGTGGCAGCGCGCGCGACTGATCACGCGCAGCACGTTTGGCTTTGCGTTGGCCTCGGTGGTGACCACCCTGGTCTGTATCCTGCCCGGCAGCGTGATGTCCCCGGGTGCGCGCGCGCTGGCCCTTGTCCTGCTGGGTTGTTTTCTCGCCAGCCATATTGCGCTTTATCTGACCCAGACCGCGTTCTGGGCGATCAGCACCTATTGTGTGGGCAGCGCGCTGATGCTGACGCTCTGGAACGATCCCGGCATGGGGCTGAACCTGGCTACCGTGACGGCGATGATCGCGGTGGGCGGCTGGGGCATCGGGTCGATGGCCACGATGCTGGTCTCCACGCGCGGCCATGTCGCGATTCTGATCGCCCTGTTTATGGTGACCGTATTCCATCTCTGGATTCCGCTCTGGCCCCTCGGGCGCGAGATCATCGCCCCCACCATTTTGCTGGTGGGTGCCTGGGCGATCCCCACGGCCTTTGGCCTGTGGCTGCTGCGCACGTTCCCGCGCAGCATGCGCCGCATCTCCAGCATCGGCCGCGCCTATTCCACCGAGCGTCGCGCGAGCGAGAGCGAGGCGCAGCGGCACCGCGATGCGCGCCTGCTGCACGATACCGTGCTGGCCACGCTCTCCCTGCTGGCGCACTCGGGACGCGGCGTGAGCGAGGAGGCGATGCGCGCGCAGGCGGCATCGGATCGCGATCTGCTGACCCGCTTGCGCCTGGGCGAGGACGTGAACCCCTCCGCCTCGGGCGCCTATAGCCTCACCACCGCCGATGCCGCGAGCCCCGGGGATGCGCTGGGCCCGGTGCGCGAGCGCTTTGAACGGGTGGGGTTAAACGTGACCTGGCACGGCACCGGCGAGATCGATGCGTCCTCCGCCGCGGGCGAGGCCTTTATCCTCGCGATCGGCGAATGCCTGGAAAATGTGCGCCGGCACTCGGGCGTGGATCACGCGGATGTCACCCTTAGCGCCACCGCCGATCTGCTGCGGGCCGTGGTGACCGATTCCGGTGTGGGTTTTGACCCGGACTCGATCGACTCCGGCCGGCTCGGTTTTGCCGAGTCCGTGGTGGGTCGCCTGCGCTCCGTGGGCGGGTCCACCCGGGTATTCAGCGCCCCGGGGGCCGGCACCACGATCATGCTGGAGGTTCCCGCTCCCGGGGCGGGGGTCGGCGCATGA
- a CDS encoding type 1 glutamine amidotransferase family protein, with amino-acid sequence MGIYLSGGQNSAATSAELWGRFISEARTHDGEDTTVAVLAAGPEAVAAAEAIIAEAEKHGQARFIAVTCQGSFGLPDIASATALVVADGPVAALRAALAPLEGEIRRRVSGDAPYFGIGAGARVAAEKMIVGGHLIGGVPVCPAAAAAGLDEVTVEQGLGLLDLSIEIAPAAEGVLGRLVAATEGTLIEGGVGIDHDTALVIADGKLEVVGSGSLWQAIASEYGVSVSTRGA; translated from the coding sequence ATGGGAATCTATCTCTCCGGCGGACAGAACTCCGCCGCCACCTCGGCCGAGCTCTGGGGCCGTTTCATCTCCGAGGCGCGCACCCACGACGGTGAGGACACCACGGTGGCCGTGCTCGCCGCGGGTCCCGAGGCCGTGGCCGCCGCCGAGGCCATCATCGCCGAGGCGGAAAAGCACGGGCAGGCGCGGTTTATTGCCGTGACCTGCCAGGGCTCGTTTGGGTTGCCCGATATCGCCTCCGCCACCGCGCTCGTGGTGGCCGATGGTCCCGTGGCCGCCCTGCGCGCCGCGCTCGCCCCGCTCGAGGGTGAGATCCGCCGCCGCGTCTCGGGAGACGCCCCGTATTTTGGTATCGGAGCGGGGGCCCGCGTGGCCGCCGAGAAGATGATCGTCGGGGGCCACCTGATCGGCGGCGTTCCGGTCTGTCCCGCGGCCGCCGCCGCGGGCCTGGACGAGGTCACCGTGGAGCAGGGCCTGGGGCTGCTGGATCTGAGCATCGAGATCGCGCCCGCCGCCGAGGGTGTGCTGGGCCGGCTGGTGGCCGCGACCGAGGGCACCCTGATCGAGGGTGGCGTGGGCATCGATCACGATACCGCGCTGGTCATCGCCGATGGCAAGCTTGAGGTTGTGGGCTCGGGTAGCCTGTGGCAGGCCATCGCCTCCGAATACGGCGTAAGCGTGTCCACCCGCGGCGCATGA
- a CDS encoding phosphoribosyltransferase produces MSSEIDASSSVAPAVPEREVLSWDLFGEASRELAGQVVLSEFDPEIVVAIARGGLLLAGSIAYALGVKSCGSMNVEFYTGVDERLPEPLVIPPMLDGPSLRGRRVLLVDDVSDSGRTLALVRGMLTADNVDVRTVTLYSKPRTVLVPDFVWRHTDRWITFPWSALPPVTRAEALTAREA; encoded by the coding sequence ATGAGCTCCGAAATCGACGCCTCGTCGTCTGTCGCGCCGGCCGTACCCGAACGCGAGGTACTGAGCTGGGACCTATTCGGCGAGGCCAGCCGCGAGCTGGCCGGGCAGGTGGTCCTGAGCGAGTTTGATCCCGAGATCGTGGTGGCCATCGCGCGCGGCGGGCTGCTGCTCGCGGGGTCGATCGCCTATGCGCTGGGGGTCAAGAGCTGCGGCAGCATGAACGTGGAGTTTTATACCGGAGTGGACGAGCGCCTGCCCGAGCCCCTGGTGATTCCGCCAATGCTGGACGGCCCCTCGCTGCGCGGCCGCCGGGTGCTCCTCGTGGACGATGTCTCCGATTCGGGCCGCACCCTCGCGCTTGTGCGCGGGATGCTCACCGCCGATAACGTCGATGTGCGCACCGTAACCCTGTACTCCAAGCCCCGCACCGTGCTGGTCCCGGACTTCGTCTGGCGCCATACCGATCGTTGGATCACGTTCCCGTGGTCCGCGCTCCCGCCGGTGACGCGGGCCGAAGCCCTAACCGCCCGGGAGGCGTAA
- a CDS encoding GNAT family N-acetyltransferase, whose product MIEIRAARASDAPALAEIYNGYVASSTATFDEVPRDPETWAGKIADADRAGLPFLVAVEGSALLGYALVTPWSDKSAFRYTVENSIYLAPEAAGRGLGTALLDALLTASRDAGLRQMIAVITSEGTEASLALHRRFGFIETGSLERVGKKFDRWLGVRFLQKDLAESEEH is encoded by the coding sequence ATGATCGAAATCCGCGCCGCCCGCGCCTCCGATGCCCCGGCCCTCGCCGAAATCTATAACGGCTATGTGGCCTCCTCCACCGCCACCTTCGACGAGGTTCCGCGCGATCCCGAGACCTGGGCGGGCAAGATCGCCGATGCAGATCGGGCGGGCCTGCCATTTCTTGTGGCGGTCGAGGGTTCGGCGCTGCTGGGCTATGCGCTGGTGACCCCGTGGAGCGATAAATCGGCGTTCCGCTATACCGTCGAAAACTCCATCTATCTGGCCCCGGAGGCCGCCGGGCGCGGCCTGGGTACCGCGCTGCTGGACGCGCTACTGACCGCCAGCCGGGATGCCGGGCTGCGGCAGATGATCGCCGTGATCACCTCCGAGGGCACCGAGGCCTCCCTCGCGCTGCACCGCCGATTTGGCTTTATCGAGACCGGTTCGCTGGAACGGGTGGGCAAAAAATTTGACCGTTGGCTCGGTGTGCGCTTCCTGCAAAAGGACCTCGCCGAATCCGAAGAGCACTAG
- a CDS encoding bifunctional o-acetylhomoserine/o-acetylserine sulfhydrylase produces the protein MTEASANWRFETKQIHSGAAPDPVTGARATPIYQTTSYVFRDADHAKNLFNLSEAGNIYTRIQNPTQDVAEQRIAALEGGTAALLLASGQAATTNAVLNIAQAGDHIVSSSSIYGGTFNLFRYTLARLGIETTFVANQDDAEEWRRAIRPNTKLLFAETIGNPQINVLDIRLVADIAHVAGIPLVVDNTIATPYLIRPFEHGADIVVHSATKFLGGHGTVVGGAIVDGGTFKWSQNVEKFPGLTEPDPSYHGISYSQAVGDEIAFIIKARVQLLRDLGAAISPNSAWQLIQGIETLSLRIERHVSNAQEIAEWLDAHPDVASVNYSGLPSSPWYAAANKYAPRGVGAVLSFELKGGVDAGRELVNNLSLFSHLANIGDVRSLVIHPASTTHSQLSPEAQLSAGVTPGLVRLSLGLENIDDIKADLEAGFAAARALVESRR, from the coding sequence ATGACCGAAGCATCCGCAAACTGGCGGTTTGAAACCAAGCAGATCCACTCCGGCGCTGCCCCCGACCCGGTCACCGGTGCCCGGGCCACCCCCATCTACCAGACCACCAGCTATGTGTTCCGCGATGCCGATCACGCCAAGAACCTCTTTAACCTCTCCGAGGCCGGCAATATCTATACCCGCATCCAGAACCCCACGCAGGATGTCGCGGAGCAGCGCATCGCCGCGCTTGAGGGTGGCACCGCCGCCCTGCTTCTGGCCTCGGGCCAGGCCGCCACCACCAATGCCGTGCTAAATATCGCCCAGGCCGGGGACCACATCGTATCCTCCTCGTCCATCTACGGCGGCACGTTTAACCTCTTCCGCTATACCCTCGCCCGCCTCGGCATCGAGACCACGTTTGTGGCCAATCAGGACGACGCCGAGGAGTGGCGCCGCGCGATTCGCCCCAATACCAAGCTGCTCTTTGCCGAGACCATCGGAAACCCGCAGATCAACGTGCTTGATATTCGCCTCGTGGCCGATATCGCGCATGTCGCGGGCATCCCCCTGGTCGTGGATAACACCATCGCCACCCCGTATCTGATCCGTCCGTTTGAGCACGGCGCGGATATCGTGGTGCACTCGGCCACCAAGTTCCTCGGCGGCCACGGCACCGTGGTGGGTGGCGCGATCGTGGACGGCGGCACGTTTAAGTGGTCGCAGAACGTCGAGAAGTTCCCGGGCCTGACCGAGCCCGACCCCAGCTATCACGGCATCTCCTATTCGCAGGCGGTGGGCGATGAGATTGCGTTTATCATTAAGGCCCGCGTGCAGCTGCTGCGCGACCTCGGTGCGGCCATCTCCCCGAATAGCGCCTGGCAGCTGATCCAGGGCATCGAGACCCTCTCGCTGCGTATCGAGCGCCACGTGAGCAATGCCCAGGAGATCGCCGAGTGGCTCGACGCCCACCCGGATGTGGCCTCGGTCAACTACTCGGGGCTGCCCTCCAGCCCGTGGTATGCCGCGGCCAATAAATATGCGCCGCGCGGCGTGGGTGCCGTGCTCTCCTTTGAGCTCAAGGGCGGGGTGGACGCCGGCCGCGAGCTGGTAAATAACCTCTCGCTGTTCTCCCACCTGGCCAATATCGGTGACGTGCGCTCGCTCGTGATTCACCCGGCCTCGACCACGCACTCGCAGCTGAGCCCCGAGGCCCAGCTGTCCGCGGGTGTCACCCCGGGCCTCGTGCGCCTGTCCCTGGGCCTGGAAAATATCGACGATATCAAGGCCGACCTGGAGGCCGGTTTTGCGGCCGCCCGCGCCCTGGTGGAATCGCGCCGCTAG
- a CDS encoding uracil-DNA glycosylase, with product MSFFPGTLGELTERGFLHPEWAAEFAPAAEAFTEVSEFLAGVPEFLPGPERVLRVFRRPVSSTRVLIVGQDPYPTPGHAVGLAFAAEPTVRPLPRSVANIYRELGSDLGLPAPDTADLGPWAERGVMLLNRVLTVGPGEAGSHRGHGWERITDRAIDVLAARDAPLVSILWGRDARTLAPRLAPAGAVIEGVHPSPLSASRGFFGSRPFSAANAALIAAGAEPVDWALPATQSATLF from the coding sequence ATGAGTTTTTTCCCGGGCACGCTCGGGGAGCTGACCGAGCGGGGTTTTTTGCACCCCGAGTGGGCGGCGGAATTTGCGCCGGCGGCCGAGGCCTTTACCGAGGTGAGTGAGTTCCTCGCGGGGGTTCCCGAGTTTTTGCCGGGGCCCGAGCGCGTGCTGCGCGTATTTCGGCGACCCGTGTCCTCCACCCGGGTGCTGATCGTGGGCCAGGACCCCTATCCCACGCCCGGTCATGCCGTGGGGCTGGCGTTTGCGGCCGAACCCACGGTGCGGCCGCTGCCGCGCAGCGTGGCCAATATCTATCGGGAGCTCGGCAGCGATCTGGGGCTCCCCGCCCCGGATACCGCCGATCTGGGGCCCTGGGCGGAGCGCGGCGTGATGCTCCTGAACCGCGTGCTCACGGTGGGCCCGGGCGAGGCCGGCTCCCATCGTGGCCACGGCTGGGAGCGCATCACCGATCGCGCTATCGACGTGCTGGCCGCGCGGGACGCCCCGCTGGTATCGATCCTCTGGGGCCGGGATGCCCGCACACTCGCGCCGCGGCTCGCGCCCGCGGGGGCGGTCATCGAGGGAGTGCATCCGAGCCCGCTCTCGGCCTCGCGCGGATTTTTTGGGTCGCGGCCGTTTTCCGCGGCCAATGCGGCGCTGATCGCCGCCGGTGCCGAACCCGTGGACTGGGCGCTGCCCGCGACGCAGTCAGCGACCCTGTTTTAG
- a CDS encoding GNAT family N-acetyltransferase: MSAGTTLEGPGTTVLRPATRRDAAWIAELRAAAMRPDLERLGRYNRVFVRRRFLDSFDPADARVLELDGRAIGVIAVRVAGERAWIEHFFLEPALQGRGLGSILLADALARVDALGLDCELIALAESGSIRLYLRHGFLPTHLDGVDQHMLRAGAGRN; encoded by the coding sequence ATGAGCGCCGGAACCACCCTGGAGGGCCCCGGAACCACGGTGCTGCGCCCGGCTACCCGGCGCGATGCCGCGTGGATCGCCGAGCTGCGCGCCGCCGCGATGCGCCCCGATCTGGAGCGCCTCGGCCGCTATAACCGGGTTTTTGTGCGCCGCCGTTTCCTGGACAGCTTTGACCCCGCCGATGCCCGCGTCCTGGAACTGGACGGCCGCGCGATCGGCGTGATCGCCGTGCGGGTGGCCGGGGAGCGCGCGTGGATTGAACACTTCTTCCTGGAACCGGCGCTCCAGGGGCGCGGGCTGGGCTCGATCCTGCTCGCCGATGCCCTGGCCCGGGTGGATGCGCTGGGGCTGGACTGCGAGCTGATTGCGCTCGCCGAAAGCGGTTCGATCCGGCTCTATCTGCGGCACGGGTTTCTGCCCACCCACCTCGATGGCGTGGATCAGCATATGTTGCGCGCGGGGGCCGGCCGCAACTAG
- the metX gene encoding homoserine O-acetyltransferase MetX — protein MDWQTPEESVPSSFITEELARALMGKPPATGAWRDGDNPGRRLFAGLGPFELERGGALPFVRLAYETLGTLNADASNAILIDHAFTGDSHVAGEAGPGHYTAGWWSQLVGPGLAIDSDRYFVVIPNILGGCQGSTGPSSFAPDGREWGERFPYVTIRDQVRAQALLADSLGIDSWYAVIGGSMGGMHALEWAVSYPERVRRLGVLAAPPATGSDQIGSNLTQMQAITMDPHWAGGRYYDADDGEGPHAGLALARRIALLSYRAPDELNERFDRAWQSPISPLGDGGRFALESYLDFHGNKFTRRFDANSYLTLLQAMNSHDIGRDRGGIEAALATVTARTLVLGIDSDRLFPVEGQHRIAAGIRDTLHGDSAHVISSIFGHDGFLIEFDAVGDAIARLLE, from the coding sequence ATGGACTGGCAGACACCCGAAGAATCCGTGCCCTCGAGTTTTATCACCGAGGAACTCGCCCGGGCGCTCATGGGCAAGCCCCCGGCCACGGGGGCCTGGCGCGATGGGGATAACCCCGGGCGCCGTCTTTTTGCGGGCCTCGGGCCGTTTGAGCTTGAGCGCGGCGGCGCGCTGCCCTTTGTCCGGCTGGCCTATGAGACTCTCGGCACGCTTAACGCCGATGCCTCCAATGCGATCCTGATCGATCACGCGTTCACTGGCGATAGCCATGTCGCGGGCGAGGCCGGGCCGGGCCACTATACGGCCGGCTGGTGGTCGCAGCTTGTGGGCCCGGGCCTCGCGATCGACAGCGATCGGTATTTTGTGGTGATCCCCAATATCCTCGGTGGGTGCCAGGGGTCCACGGGCCCGTCCTCCTTTGCCCCCGATGGCCGCGAATGGGGCGAGCGTTTCCCCTATGTGACCATCCGCGATCAGGTGCGCGCGCAGGCCCTGCTGGCCGATAGCCTCGGGATCGACTCCTGGTATGCGGTGATCGGCGGCTCGATGGGCGGAATGCACGCGCTGGAATGGGCCGTGAGCTATCCCGAGCGGGTGCGGCGGCTCGGCGTGCTCGCCGCTCCCCCGGCCACCGGCTCGGATCAGATCGGCAGCAACCTCACCCAGATGCAGGCCATCACGATGGATCCGCACTGGGCGGGCGGCCGCTATTATGACGCCGATGACGGCGAGGGTCCGCATGCGGGGCTCGCGCTCGCGCGGCGCATCGCCCTGCTGAGCTATCGCGCCCCCGATGAGCTGAATGAGCGTTTTGACCGCGCGTGGCAGTCCCCGATCAGCCCGCTCGGGGATGGTGGCCGCTTTGCGCTGGAATCCTATCTGGACTTCCACGGCAATAAGTTCACGCGGCGCTTTGACGCCAATAGCTATCTGACGCTCTTGCAGGCCATGAACTCCCACGATATTGGGCGCGATCGCGGCGGCATCGAGGCGGCCCTGGCCACGGTCACCGCCCGCACGCTGGTTCTTGGCATCGATTCCGATCGCCTGTTTCCGGTGGAGGGTCAGCATCGGATCGCGGCGGGTATCCGCGATACCCTGCACGGCGATAGCGCCCACGTGATCTCCTCGATTTTTGGCCACGACGGGTTTTTGATCGAGTTTGATGCGGTGGGCGACGCGATAGCGCGCCTACTCGAATAA